A window of the Cystobacter fuscus genome harbors these coding sequences:
- a CDS encoding acylphosphatase, producing MDSRRVSLRIRGRVQGVYFRESARTEALRLGLKGWVRNLPDGSVEAVAEGPPHALETFVSWSHRGPPQARVTDVERADAEALGEFITFIVERSS from the coding sequence ATGGACAGTCGTCGAGTGAGCCTGCGCATCCGGGGCCGGGTGCAGGGAGTCTACTTCCGGGAGAGCGCCCGCACCGAGGCGCTGCGGCTGGGCCTCAAGGGCTGGGTGCGCAACCTCCCGGACGGGTCGGTCGAGGCGGTGGCCGAGGGCCCGCCCCATGCCCTGGAGACCTTCGTCAGCTGGAGCCACCGCGGCCCTCCCCAGGCGCGCGTGACGGATGTGGAGCGCGCCGATGCCGAGGCGCTCGGGGAGTTCATCACCTTCATCGTGGAGCGCAGCTCATGA
- a CDS encoding ArnT family glycosyltransferase has protein sequence MTRGRAATREERWLALALWVLAFASLWASEAAVGFTRDESFYFHAAEAYSRWFQQLLHAPSQALTDAAIVRAWDYNHEHPALMKTLFGLSHLLFHDTLGWLRSATAFRLPAFALAALVPALTFLLGSAVFSRAAGLFAALSFLLVPRQYFNAELACFDMPIAAMWLLVVYAFWRALEDRNWGVLCGVFFGLAVCTKHNALFLPFCLAPFALWRAWRTSEGHPTARLGMQRVLVLFAAVAGLYALLVLSLGPEGFQRKFFLLSPHTLLFVVLAVGSLGMLHFLNEEHAPTALALLPLATMAVFAPVIFYLHWPYLWHAPVDRTAWYLVFHATHNHYAWFYLGTLMREPPFPWDYVVVKTALTVPTSLFVPMVTGLGVLAARGVLGLFARTREWVRTPSLAEVLVGVNALASILIISPPNVPHFGGVKHWLPSMPFLGLLAGVAVARGCEALTGWLRERWPRVPFAAVAAPVFTLLMLPALLALVRVFPYGTSYYSELAGGVPGAASLGMQRQFWSSNVTAVLPWINAHAPRDARVFLHEVTGFAFQDYQREGMLRADLRPAGIADSDVAAYQYHQEFREHEFALWQAYGTRTPVTGLYLDETPQIIVYQRP, from the coding sequence ATGACGCGGGGACGCGCCGCGACGCGAGAGGAGCGCTGGCTGGCGCTGGCGCTGTGGGTGCTCGCCTTCGCGTCGCTGTGGGCGAGCGAGGCCGCGGTGGGCTTCACGCGCGACGAGAGCTTCTACTTCCACGCGGCGGAGGCCTACTCGCGCTGGTTCCAGCAACTGCTCCACGCGCCCTCCCAGGCGCTGACGGATGCCGCCATCGTGCGCGCCTGGGACTACAACCACGAGCACCCGGCGTTGATGAAGACGCTCTTCGGGCTGTCGCACCTGCTCTTCCACGACACGCTCGGGTGGCTGCGCTCGGCGACGGCCTTCCGGCTGCCCGCCTTCGCCCTGGCGGCGCTGGTGCCCGCCCTCACCTTCCTCCTGGGCAGCGCGGTGTTCAGCCGCGCCGCGGGCCTCTTCGCCGCGCTCTCCTTCCTGCTCGTGCCCCGCCAGTACTTCAACGCGGAGCTCGCCTGCTTCGACATGCCCATCGCGGCCATGTGGCTGCTGGTGGTCTACGCCTTCTGGCGCGCGCTCGAGGACCGGAACTGGGGCGTGCTGTGCGGTGTCTTCTTCGGCCTCGCGGTGTGCACCAAGCACAACGCTCTCTTCCTTCCCTTCTGCCTCGCACCCTTCGCCCTGTGGCGCGCGTGGCGAACCAGTGAGGGCCACCCCACCGCGCGCCTCGGCATGCAGCGCGTGCTCGTGCTGTTCGCCGCGGTGGCGGGGCTCTACGCGCTGCTCGTGTTGAGCCTCGGGCCCGAGGGCTTCCAGCGGAAGTTCTTCCTGCTCAGCCCCCACACCCTGCTCTTCGTCGTGCTGGCCGTGGGCTCGCTGGGGATGCTGCACTTCCTCAACGAGGAGCACGCCCCCACCGCGCTCGCCCTGCTGCCCCTGGCCACCATGGCCGTGTTCGCCCCGGTCATCTTCTACCTGCACTGGCCCTACCTCTGGCACGCGCCGGTGGACCGGACGGCCTGGTACCTCGTCTTCCACGCCACCCACAACCACTACGCCTGGTTCTACCTGGGCACGCTCATGCGCGAGCCGCCCTTCCCCTGGGACTACGTCGTGGTGAAGACGGCGCTCACCGTGCCCACCAGCCTCTTCGTCCCCATGGTGACGGGCCTGGGCGTGCTCGCCGCCCGGGGAGTGCTCGGCCTCTTCGCACGCACGCGCGAGTGGGTGCGCACGCCCTCGCTCGCCGAGGTGCTCGTGGGGGTGAATGCCCTCGCCTCCATCCTCATCATCAGCCCGCCGAACGTGCCGCACTTCGGCGGCGTGAAGCACTGGTTGCCCTCCATGCCCTTCCTCGGTCTGCTCGCGGGCGTGGCGGTGGCGCGCGGCTGCGAGGCGCTCACCGGCTGGCTGCGCGAGCGCTGGCCCCGGGTGCCCTTCGCGGCGGTGGCGGCCCCCGTCTTCACGCTGTTGATGCTGCCCGCGCTGCTCGCGCTCGTGCGCGTGTTCCCCTACGGGACGAGCTACTACTCGGAGCTCGCCGGGGGCGTGCCGGGCGCGGCCTCCCTGGGCATGCAGCGCCAGTTCTGGTCGAGCAACGTGACGGCGGTGCTGCCGTGGATCAACGCCCACGCGCCCCGCGACGCGCGCGTCTTCCTGCACGAGGTGACGGGCTTCGCCTTCCAGGACTACCAGCGCGAGGGCATGTTGCGCGCGGACCTGCGCCCCGCGGGCATCGCCGACTCGGACGTCGCGGCGTACCAGTACCACCAGGAATTCCGCGAGCACGAGTTCGCCCTCTGGCAGGCCTACGGCACGCGCACTCCCGTCACCGGGCTCTACCTGGACGAGACCCCGCAAATCATCGTCTATCAACGTCCCTGA
- a CDS encoding helix-turn-helix domain-containing protein codes for MDNEKAILAGRFGHHVKRLRNSRKLTQEELAERSELSVDAIRRIERGGFSPSLATLNKLSEGLDLSLKTLFQGFGREKPDRVAEICDFLGRLSGREVQLAWRVIHAMFEEK; via the coding sequence ATGGACAATGAGAAAGCCATTCTGGCGGGGCGATTCGGCCATCATGTGAAGCGCCTCAGGAATTCACGCAAACTCACCCAGGAAGAACTCGCGGAGCGCAGTGAGCTGTCCGTGGATGCCATCCGGCGGATCGAGCGTGGCGGGTTCTCTCCTTCCCTCGCGACACTGAACAAGCTGTCCGAGGGACTGGATCTCTCCCTGAAGACGCTCTTCCAGGGCTTCGGACGAGAGAAACCCGACCGGGTGGCGGAGATCTGCGACTTCCTCGGCCGGCTGTCCGGGCGGGAGGTGCAGCTGGCCTGGCGGGTCATCCACGCCATGTTCGAGGAGAAATGA
- the rho gene encoding transcription termination factor Rho, which translates to MAKARSPKEKLLAPQVVDIEEEKPKRRSTRAKTVERDESEKPARRRTSARRDEEPAAEEAPVVAAPRPVLTPIPSHPVRDEEYQEVRAAADHEEEGSHQAPAPEPLEVSPGAEAGPSDAPAMQVIRLNDLKRMKITDLAKMAHDFGIEGYQGLKKQDLIFALLSGIADKKFEVHAEGVLELLSDGFGFLRSADSDYQASPDDIYVSPSQVRRFNLRPGDTVTGPIRQPREGERFFALQKVDKVNFSDPLSEVTRDRILFDNLTPLYPTRKLKLEHDGAEMTTRIIDLFCPIGLGQRCLIVAPPKAGKTVLLQNIAHAISKNHPDVYLIVLLVDERPEEVTDMARNVRGEVVSSTFDEPATRHVQVAEMVIDKAKRLVEQKYDVCILLDSITRLARAYNTVVPASGKILSGGVDANALHKPKRFFGAARNIEEGGSLTIIGTALIDTGSRMDEVIFEEFKGTGNSEIVLDRKLMEKRIFPTLDINKSGTRKEELLLTQADLVRITALRQVLHPFTPIDAMEFVLKHMRPTAANAEFLGSMNR; encoded by the coding sequence ATGGCCAAAGCCCGTTCCCCCAAAGAGAAGCTCCTCGCCCCCCAGGTCGTCGACATCGAGGAAGAAAAGCCCAAGCGCCGCTCGACCCGGGCCAAGACGGTGGAGCGCGACGAGTCCGAGAAGCCCGCGCGCCGCCGGACGTCGGCCCGCCGGGACGAGGAGCCCGCGGCCGAGGAAGCCCCCGTCGTCGCCGCGCCCCGCCCGGTGCTCACGCCCATCCCCTCCCACCCCGTTCGGGACGAGGAGTACCAGGAGGTGCGCGCGGCGGCCGACCACGAGGAGGAGGGCTCCCACCAGGCCCCGGCTCCCGAGCCCCTCGAGGTGTCCCCGGGCGCGGAGGCGGGCCCCTCGGACGCTCCGGCCATGCAGGTCATCCGGCTCAATGACCTCAAGCGCATGAAGATCACGGACCTGGCGAAGATGGCCCACGACTTCGGCATCGAGGGCTACCAGGGCCTGAAGAAGCAGGATCTCATCTTCGCGCTGCTCTCGGGCATCGCGGACAAGAAGTTCGAGGTGCACGCGGAAGGCGTGCTGGAGCTGCTCAGCGACGGCTTCGGCTTCCTGCGCAGCGCGGACAGCGACTACCAGGCGAGCCCCGACGACATCTACGTGTCTCCCTCGCAGGTGCGCCGCTTCAATCTGCGGCCGGGCGACACGGTGACGGGCCCCATCCGCCAGCCGCGCGAGGGTGAGCGCTTCTTCGCCCTGCAGAAGGTGGACAAGGTCAACTTCTCCGACCCGCTGTCCGAGGTGACGCGCGACCGCATCCTCTTCGACAACCTCACGCCGCTCTACCCCACGCGCAAGCTGAAGCTGGAGCACGACGGGGCGGAGATGACCACGCGCATCATCGATCTGTTCTGCCCCATCGGGCTCGGCCAGCGCTGCCTCATCGTGGCGCCGCCCAAGGCCGGTAAGACGGTGCTCCTGCAGAACATCGCGCACGCCATCTCCAAGAACCACCCGGACGTCTACCTCATCGTGCTGCTGGTGGACGAGCGCCCCGAGGAAGTGACGGACATGGCGCGCAACGTGCGCGGCGAGGTGGTCAGCTCCACCTTCGACGAGCCCGCCACGCGCCACGTGCAGGTGGCGGAGATGGTCATCGACAAGGCCAAGCGCCTGGTCGAGCAGAAGTACGACGTGTGCATCCTCCTGGACTCCATCACCCGTCTGGCGCGCGCCTACAACACGGTGGTGCCGGCCTCGGGGAAGATCCTCTCGGGCGGCGTGGACGCCAACGCCCTGCACAAGCCCAAGCGCTTCTTCGGCGCCGCGCGCAACATCGAGGAGGGCGGCAGCCTCACCATCATCGGCACCGCGCTCATCGACACCGGCAGCCGCATGGACGAGGTCATCTTCGAGGAGTTCAAGGGCACGGGTAACTCCGAAATCGTCCTGGACCGCAAGCTGATGGAGAAGCGCATCTTCCCGACGCTCGACATCAACAAGTCCGGCACGCGCAAGGAGGAGCTGCTGCTCACCCAGGCGGACCTCGTGCGCATCACCGCCCTGCGCCAGGTGCTCCACCCCTTCACGCCCATCGACGCGATGGAGTTCGTGCTCAAACACATGCGCCCCACGGCCGCGAACGCCGAGTTCCTCGGCTCGATGAACCGTTAA
- a CDS encoding glutamine synthetase family protein, with the protein MPSGTDVLQKWFEEKGVRQVKLGGVDLDGVWRGKYVSVEKFFSACKSGMGFCDVVFGWDIADELLDNTQVTGWHTGYPDGMCRVDTSSARIIPWEPDTAAFLLDFVNEDGSPFAPSPRQLLQKVGRRAREMGYVPKFGAEYEFFIFKETPQSLKDKGYTRLTPLTPGMFGYSWLRTSLNAPLVHDIINGCRDFGVELEGFHTETGPGVFEAAVRYDTLEKIADKAVLFKTAVKEICARHGLTACFMAKVDPKLPGCSGHIHQSLWSLKSDENVFHDADAGDGMSRLMRQYIGGQISLMPELTALYWPTINSYKRSVENTWAPVTATWGRENRTTAVRVIGDSPKSMRLEYRQPGADMNAYLAMAASLAAGLWGIENEVEPPEACAGNGYASGAPPLPRSLKEAVALLKKSERAREILGEDFVDHFVRTREWEARQYERAVTNWELERYMELI; encoded by the coding sequence ATGCCCTCGGGCACGGACGTGTTGCAGAAATGGTTCGAGGAGAAGGGCGTCCGGCAGGTGAAGCTGGGCGGAGTGGACCTGGACGGCGTCTGGCGCGGCAAGTACGTCTCGGTGGAGAAGTTCTTCTCCGCGTGCAAGAGCGGCATGGGCTTCTGTGACGTGGTGTTCGGGTGGGACATCGCGGACGAGCTGCTCGACAACACCCAGGTGACGGGCTGGCACACGGGCTACCCGGATGGGATGTGTCGCGTGGACACGAGCTCCGCGCGCATCATCCCCTGGGAGCCGGACACGGCGGCCTTCCTGCTGGACTTCGTGAACGAGGACGGCTCGCCCTTCGCGCCGAGCCCCCGCCAGCTCCTGCAGAAGGTGGGCAGGCGCGCGCGGGAGATGGGCTACGTGCCCAAGTTCGGCGCCGAGTACGAGTTCTTCATCTTCAAGGAGACGCCGCAGTCGCTCAAGGACAAGGGCTACACGCGCCTCACGCCGCTCACCCCCGGCATGTTCGGCTACTCGTGGCTGCGCACGTCGCTCAACGCGCCGCTCGTGCACGACATCATCAACGGCTGCCGGGACTTCGGCGTGGAGCTGGAGGGCTTCCACACCGAGACGGGCCCGGGCGTCTTCGAGGCCGCGGTGCGCTACGACACCCTGGAGAAGATCGCCGACAAGGCGGTGCTCTTCAAGACGGCCGTCAAGGAGATCTGCGCGCGCCACGGGCTCACCGCCTGCTTCATGGCGAAGGTGGACCCCAAGCTGCCCGGGTGCTCGGGCCACATCCACCAGTCCCTGTGGTCGCTCAAGAGCGACGAGAACGTCTTCCACGATGCCGACGCGGGCGACGGCATGAGCCGCCTCATGCGCCAGTACATCGGCGGGCAGATTTCGCTGATGCCGGAGCTGACGGCGCTCTACTGGCCCACCATCAACAGCTACAAGCGCAGCGTGGAGAACACGTGGGCGCCGGTGACGGCGACGTGGGGCCGGGAGAACCGCACCACGGCGGTGCGCGTGATTGGCGACAGCCCCAAGTCGATGCGCCTGGAGTACCGCCAGCCGGGCGCGGACATGAACGCGTACCTGGCCATGGCGGCGAGCCTGGCCGCGGGGCTGTGGGGCATCGAGAACGAGGTGGAGCCGCCCGAGGCCTGCGCGGGCAACGGCTACGCGTCCGGTGCCCCCCCGCTGCCGCGCTCGCTCAAGGAGGCGGTGGCGCTGCTCAAGAAGTCCGAGCGCGCCCGGGAGATCCTCGGCGAGGATTTCGTGGACCACTTCGTGCGTACGCGCGAGTGGGAGGCGCGGCAGTATGAGCGCGCCGTCACGAACTGGGAGCTCGAGCGCTACATGGAGCTCATCTAG
- a CDS encoding glutamine amidotransferase, translating to MKNVLLLKAGDAARPVQLSVGDYDQWFVESLGPDGCRFDILHAHQGAELPPSAAGYDAVMMTGSPKSVTQLEPWMERAADFMRGAAARGIPVLGVCFGHQLLAHAHGARVVRNTQGREIGTVEVRLSPEGRRDPLFHELPETFAVQATHEDIVERPPEGATVLAGNENTAVQALAFGPLIRGVQFHPEVHPAAMRALILARQEKLEAEAAARGQPPGERVPRLLAGITPAPAGHAILRNFLERFT from the coding sequence ATGAAGAACGTTCTCCTGTTGAAAGCCGGTGATGCGGCCCGGCCCGTCCAGCTCAGCGTGGGTGACTACGACCAGTGGTTCGTCGAGTCGCTCGGACCGGATGGGTGCCGCTTCGACATCCTGCACGCGCACCAGGGCGCCGAGCTGCCCCCGAGCGCCGCCGGCTACGACGCGGTGATGATGACCGGCTCCCCCAAGTCCGTGACCCAACTGGAACCCTGGATGGAGCGCGCCGCGGACTTCATGCGGGGCGCCGCCGCCCGGGGAATCCCCGTGCTCGGGGTATGCTTTGGGCACCAACTCCTCGCCCATGCCCACGGGGCGCGGGTGGTGCGCAACACCCAGGGGCGGGAGATCGGCACGGTGGAGGTGCGCTTGAGCCCGGAGGGGCGCCGGGATCCGCTCTTCCACGAGTTGCCCGAGACCTTCGCCGTCCAGGCCACCCACGAGGACATCGTCGAGCGCCCACCCGAGGGCGCCACGGTGCTCGCGGGCAACGAGAACACGGCGGTGCAGGCGCTCGCCTTCGGTCCGCTCATCCGGGGGGTCCAATTCCACCCCGAGGTGCATCCGGCCGCCATGCGCGCCCTCATCCTCGCCCGGCAGGAGAAGCTGGAGGCCGAGGCCGCCGCCCGGGGGCAGCCACCGGGCGAGCGTGTCCCCCGGCTCCTGGCGGGCATCACCCCGGCTCCCGCCGGACACGCCATCCTGCGCAACTTCCTGGAGCGGTTCACCTGA
- the ligA gene encoding NAD-dependent DNA ligase LigA, which translates to MTASKTADAARIGQLRKELAYHNHRYYVLDSPEVSDAEYDRLMRELQELESRHPDLVTADSPTRRVGGAPAEKFEKVRHRVAMLSLANVFDDEGLSDFDERIRRQTGLAQVGYVCEPKLDGLAITLTYEQGRFVRGATRGDGTEGEDVSANLRTLRGLPTELLPQDGVKAPGMIEVRGEVFISKKDFKRLNDKREEEGEPLFANPRNAAAGSLRQLDPRITASRPLSLFLYECVPGEGVPAFRSHTEKLGYLRSLGLPVNRAVSVPSVEGVREQYRASLEGRHALPFEVDGMVVKVDDEDLRQRLGQVSKSPRWAVAYKFPPEEESTLVEDIQVYVGRTGALTPVAHLKPVKVGGVTVSRATLHNEDELRRKDVRKGDTVFIRRAGDVIPEIVKVVEGKRPEGTESFVFPTECPVCHAAAVKDEEGAIIRCTGATCPAQLVEKVRHFASRTAMDVDGLGEKLAAQLVETGLVKSFADVYHLTRAKLLTLERMGDKSADNLLASIERSKQTTQPRFLYALGIRHVGESTARVLAEAFPDVRGLYEASLEDITRVKDVGPTMAEVIHTFFHEPLNREAIDALLAAGVTPAPPVVVKTGVFAGKTVVLTGGMSGMSREQAKEEIERRGGKVSGSVSRKTDLVVAGEDAGSKLKKAQELGVRIVDEQAFLQLLQTDARG; encoded by the coding sequence GTGACCGCCTCGAAAACCGCTGACGCCGCCCGCATCGGGCAGCTCCGAAAAGAACTCGCCTACCACAACCACCGCTACTACGTGCTCGACTCGCCGGAGGTGAGCGACGCGGAATACGACCGGCTCATGCGCGAGCTGCAGGAGCTGGAGTCCCGCCATCCGGACCTCGTCACGGCCGACTCGCCCACTCGCCGGGTGGGAGGCGCTCCGGCGGAGAAGTTCGAGAAGGTGCGCCACCGCGTGGCCATGTTGTCGCTGGCCAACGTCTTCGACGACGAGGGGTTGAGCGACTTCGACGAGCGCATCCGCCGCCAGACGGGGCTCGCCCAGGTGGGCTACGTCTGCGAGCCCAAGCTGGATGGGCTCGCCATCACCCTGACCTACGAGCAGGGCCGCTTCGTGCGCGGCGCCACGCGGGGAGATGGGACCGAGGGAGAGGACGTGAGCGCGAACCTGCGCACCCTGCGCGGCCTGCCCACGGAGCTGTTGCCCCAGGACGGGGTGAAGGCGCCCGGGATGATTGAAGTGCGCGGCGAGGTCTTCATCTCCAAGAAGGACTTCAAGCGGCTCAACGACAAGCGCGAGGAGGAGGGCGAGCCGCTCTTCGCCAACCCGCGCAACGCCGCCGCCGGCAGCCTACGCCAGTTGGATCCCCGCATCACCGCCTCGCGGCCGCTGTCGCTCTTCCTGTACGAGTGCGTGCCGGGCGAGGGCGTGCCCGCCTTCCGCTCGCACACCGAGAAGCTCGGCTACCTGCGCTCGCTGGGGCTGCCGGTGAACCGGGCGGTGAGCGTGCCGAGCGTGGAGGGCGTGCGCGAGCAGTACCGCGCGAGCCTGGAGGGCCGCCATGCGCTGCCCTTCGAGGTGGACGGCATGGTGGTGAAGGTGGACGACGAGGACCTGCGCCAGCGCCTGGGCCAGGTGTCCAAGAGTCCGCGCTGGGCCGTGGCCTACAAGTTCCCGCCCGAGGAGGAGTCGACGCTCGTCGAGGACATCCAGGTGTACGTGGGGCGCACGGGCGCGCTCACGCCGGTGGCGCACCTCAAGCCGGTGAAGGTGGGCGGCGTGACGGTGAGCCGCGCCACCCTGCACAACGAGGACGAGCTGCGCCGCAAGGACGTGCGCAAGGGCGACACCGTCTTCATCCGCCGCGCGGGCGACGTCATCCCGGAGATCGTCAAGGTGGTGGAGGGCAAGCGGCCCGAAGGCACCGAGTCCTTCGTCTTCCCCACCGAGTGCCCGGTGTGCCACGCGGCGGCCGTCAAGGACGAGGAGGGCGCCATCATCCGCTGCACGGGCGCCACCTGCCCCGCGCAGCTCGTGGAGAAGGTCCGCCACTTCGCCTCGCGCACCGCCATGGACGTGGACGGCCTGGGAGAGAAGCTGGCCGCGCAGCTCGTGGAGACGGGGCTGGTGAAGAGCTTCGCGGACGTCTACCACCTCACGCGAGCGAAGCTCCTCACGCTCGAGCGCATGGGGGACAAGAGCGCGGACAACCTGCTGGCGAGCATCGAGCGCTCCAAGCAGACCACCCAGCCTCGCTTCCTCTACGCGCTGGGCATCCGGCACGTGGGCGAGTCCACCGCGCGCGTGCTCGCCGAGGCCTTCCCCGACGTGCGCGGCCTCTACGAGGCCAGCCTGGAGGACATCACCCGCGTCAAGGACGTGGGTCCCACCATGGCCGAGGTCATCCATACCTTCTTCCATGAGCCGCTCAATCGCGAGGCCATCGACGCGCTGCTCGCCGCGGGCGTCACCCCCGCGCCGCCCGTCGTCGTCAAGACGGGCGTGTTCGCTGGCAAGACGGTGGTTCTCACCGGGGGTATGAGTGGAATGAGCCGGGAGCAAGCCAAGGAGGAAATCGAGCGCCGGGGTGGCAAGGTGTCGGGAAGTGTCTCGCGCAAGACGGACCTGGTGGTGGCGGGCGAGGATGCGGGCAGCAAGCTGAAGAAGGCCCAGGAGCTCGGAGTAAGAATCGTGGACGAGCAGGCCTTCCTCCAATTGCTCCAGACGGACGCACGAGGCTAG
- a CDS encoding iron-containing alcohol dehydrogenase, with product MIPFDMPSEPRITEMSWPTKIVFGAGALQRLPAQVARLNMKRPLVMTDAGVVKAGLVQRVYDVLKGANVAYASFEQVNPDPTEHDAFAGLEAYRRHQCDGIIAIGGGSPLDAAKLVQVLTTHEPPLSRYDDATGGDQYVRDDMPPLIAIPTTAGTGSEVSRSGVATLSDTGRKTVIFSPFLMPKAAICDPELTLGLPPGPTAATGMDAFTHCLEAYVSNGFHPLADAVAIDGIARVARSLPLAVSEGKNLVARSDMMVAAMQGAMAFQKGLGACHALAHALTPISKVHHGLANAIVLPVVMEFNRPSSTARLARVAQAMGDSSHASAEVLATNAVERVRKLNATIGIPARLRDVGVQEKDLERIVDKAFQDASHRGNPRPCTLDDLRAMLRESF from the coding sequence ATGATACCGTTCGACATGCCGAGCGAGCCACGCATCACCGAGATGTCGTGGCCCACGAAGATCGTCTTCGGCGCGGGAGCGCTGCAGCGCCTGCCCGCGCAGGTGGCGCGGCTGAACATGAAGCGCCCGTTGGTGATGACGGACGCGGGCGTGGTGAAGGCGGGGCTCGTGCAACGCGTCTACGACGTGCTCAAGGGCGCGAACGTGGCGTACGCCTCCTTCGAGCAGGTGAATCCGGACCCCACCGAGCACGATGCCTTCGCGGGCCTGGAGGCGTACCGGCGCCACCAGTGCGACGGCATCATCGCCATCGGCGGAGGCAGCCCGCTGGACGCGGCCAAGCTCGTGCAGGTGCTCACCACGCACGAGCCGCCACTGTCGCGCTATGACGACGCGACGGGGGGCGACCAGTACGTGCGCGACGACATGCCGCCGCTCATCGCCATCCCCACCACCGCGGGCACCGGCTCGGAGGTGAGCCGCTCGGGCGTGGCGACGCTGTCGGACACGGGTCGCAAGACGGTCATCTTCAGCCCGTTCCTCATGCCCAAGGCGGCCATCTGCGACCCCGAGCTGACCCTGGGCCTGCCACCCGGACCCACGGCCGCCACGGGCATGGACGCCTTCACCCACTGTCTGGAGGCCTACGTGTCCAATGGCTTCCACCCGCTGGCGGACGCGGTGGCCATCGACGGCATCGCCCGCGTGGCGCGCTCGCTGCCCCTCGCCGTCTCCGAGGGCAAGAACCTCGTGGCCCGCTCGGACATGATGGTCGCCGCCATGCAGGGCGCCATGGCCTTCCAGAAGGGGCTCGGGGCCTGCCACGCGCTGGCCCACGCGCTCACGCCCATTTCCAAGGTGCACCATGGGCTCGCCAACGCCATCGTGCTGCCCGTGGTGATGGAGTTCAACCGCCCCTCGAGCACCGCGCGGCTGGCGCGCGTGGCCCAGGCCATGGGGGACTCCTCCCACGCGAGCGCGGAGGTGCTCGCCACCAACGCCGTGGAGCGCGTGCGCAAGCTCAACGCCACCATCGGCATCCCCGCGCGTCTGCGCGATGTGGGTGTCCAGGAGAAGGACCTGGAGCGCATCGTCGACAAGGCCTTCCAGGATGCCTCGCACCGGGGCAATCCCCGTCCATGTACACTGGATGATTTGAGGGCAATGCTTCGGGAGTCGTTCTGA
- a CDS encoding AI-2E family transporter: protein MQHHELDLLAQRRKRFYILAGLWLTIATILFFFRSVLLPFAGAALIAYLVHPLVTRLTRVQVRGHAIPRWVGILLIYSGFFLAVYLFFIAMVPQLYQELARISRDGVTFLNSLTPERIHVLADRVEDWLRAKGIPVALATPEEMRNGVPGGGVTVDLERILQDVAAQLTGLIRQHLGDIVTVSRHIITSVVAGVFMTFFILMVAAFFSIDAHAVVGYFTSLLPAEYGTDSQRLLERIDRSLSGVVRGQVTICLVNGTLTFLGLVLFGVKFAFLLATVATVFSLIPIFGTILSSVPIVLIALADGFQKGVAILLWIIGIHALEAYFLNPKIMGQAARIHPVIVAFSLIAGETTFGLVGALFAVPVASIIVACFDYARLKAQPHVSEASLEVK from the coding sequence ATGCAGCATCACGAGCTCGATCTCCTCGCGCAGCGCCGCAAGCGCTTCTACATCCTCGCGGGTTTGTGGCTGACCATCGCCACCATCCTGTTCTTCTTCCGCTCGGTGCTGCTGCCCTTCGCGGGCGCCGCGTTGATCGCCTACCTGGTGCACCCGCTCGTCACTCGCCTCACGCGCGTACAGGTGCGCGGGCACGCCATTCCGCGCTGGGTGGGCATCCTGCTCATCTACTCGGGCTTCTTCCTCGCGGTGTACCTCTTCTTCATCGCCATGGTGCCGCAGCTCTACCAGGAGCTGGCGCGCATCAGCCGCGATGGCGTCACCTTCCTCAACTCGCTCACGCCCGAGCGCATCCACGTGCTCGCCGACCGCGTCGAAGACTGGCTGCGCGCCAAGGGCATCCCCGTGGCGCTCGCCACGCCCGAGGAGATGCGCAACGGCGTCCCCGGCGGCGGCGTGACGGTGGACCTGGAGCGGATCCTCCAGGACGTGGCCGCGCAGCTCACCGGGCTGATACGCCAGCACCTGGGCGACATCGTCACCGTGTCGCGCCACATCATCACCTCGGTGGTGGCCGGCGTGTTCATGACGTTCTTCATCCTGATGGTGGCCGCGTTCTTCTCCATCGACGCGCACGCCGTGGTGGGCTACTTCACCAGCCTGTTGCCGGCCGAGTACGGCACCGACTCGCAGCGCCTGCTCGAGCGCATTGATCGCTCGCTGTCCGGCGTCGTGCGGGGCCAGGTGACCATCTGCCTGGTGAATGGCACGCTCACCTTCCTGGGGCTGGTGCTCTTCGGGGTGAAGTTCGCCTTCCTGCTGGCCACGGTGGCCACCGTGTTCAGCCTCATCCCCATCTTCGGCACCATCCTCAGCTCGGTGCCCATCGTGCTCATCGCGCTGGCGGACGGCTTCCAGAAGGGCGTGGCCATCCTGCTGTGGATCATCGGCATCCACGCGCTGGAGGCGTACTTCCTCAACCCGAAGATCATGGGCCAGGCCGCGCGCATCCACCCGGTCATCGTGGCCTTCAGCCTCATCGCCGGGGAGACGACGTTCGGCCTCGTCGGCGCGCTCTTCGCGGTGCCCGTGGCCTCCATCATCGTGGCCTGCTTCGACTACGCGCGCCTCAAGGCGCAGCCCCACGTGAGCGAGGCCTCGCTGGAGGTGAAGTAG